From a region of the Polynucleobacter corsicus genome:
- the hprK gene encoding HPr(Ser) kinase/phosphatase translates to MTTQPLLLEGVTAQQIFDDNVSDLKLSWIGGLEGADRRFPPEAVKAAAASSDLVGHLNLIHPSRIQIFGEQEINYHAQLETQQREEQIFDLISKMPPCVVVADGKAADAALQLFCQRSSTPLFTTAISAAEVIDHLRTYLTKIGAPQITMHGVFMDILGLGVLIMGESGLGKSELGLELISRGHGLVADDAVDFARLGPDYIEGRCPVILRNLLEVRGLGLLDIRTIFGETAVRRKLKLRLIVQLVRRNDGEFERLPLETQHIDVLGVAIRTVKIQVAAGRNLAVLVEAAVRNTILQLRGIDTLKEFMERQRLQMNAEAESSKSQGRLI, encoded by the coding sequence TTGACTACTCAACCCCTACTCCTAGAAGGAGTGACCGCCCAGCAAATCTTTGATGACAATGTCTCCGATCTAAAGCTATCCTGGATCGGCGGTCTAGAAGGCGCGGACAGGCGATTTCCGCCAGAGGCTGTTAAAGCCGCTGCAGCCAGCTCAGACTTAGTAGGTCACTTAAATCTCATTCACCCAAGCCGTATTCAGATTTTTGGTGAACAGGAGATTAACTATCATGCCCAACTTGAAACACAGCAGCGAGAAGAACAGATCTTCGACCTCATTTCTAAAATGCCACCTTGCGTTGTTGTGGCTGACGGTAAAGCAGCTGATGCCGCCCTACAGCTTTTCTGCCAACGATCCTCCACCCCACTCTTTACAACAGCGATATCAGCTGCAGAGGTGATTGATCACCTTCGCACCTACCTCACTAAAATTGGCGCGCCCCAGATTACGATGCACGGCGTATTTATGGATATTCTGGGCTTGGGTGTTTTGATCATGGGTGAGTCTGGCTTAGGTAAAAGCGAATTGGGTTTAGAGCTGATTTCTCGGGGCCACGGCTTGGTGGCTGATGATGCGGTGGACTTTGCTCGACTAGGACCAGACTATATCGAGGGTCGCTGCCCTGTGATTCTGCGCAACCTCTTGGAAGTTCGTGGACTGGGCTTATTGGATATCCGCACCATCTTTGGTGAAACAGCCGTACGTCGAAAATTGAAATTACGTTTGATAGTGCAATTGGTTCGTCGCAACGATGGTGAGTTTGAGCGTCTACCCTTAGAAACCCAACATATTGATGTATTGGGTGTAGCAATTAGAACTGTCAAAATTCAAGTGGCTGCAGGTCGCAACTTAGCAGTTCTCGTAGAGGCTGCCGTACGCAATACAATTTTGCAACTACGAGGTATCGATACCTTAAAAGAATTCATGGAGCGCCAGCGTTTGCAAATGAATGCTGAAGCAGAGTCCTCAAAGTCACAAGGCCGCCTTATTTAA
- the lptA gene encoding lipopolysaccharide transport periplasmic protein LptA yields the protein MKLLRKLPIVFALLGTCLTAHAEKADQNKPIILEAEKVSVNDVQQVYELDGEVLLIKGSILIAGAKGDIKVDPEGYEYVDVQGNSSSTASFRQRREGPANEFMQGRGKAVTYNAKTELLTLTGDASLKRLHNMQMLDQLHGWKIDYDDVQQRYQVLPPTDAKAEDLPLARAILSPRRKATLER from the coding sequence ATGAAACTATTGCGAAAATTGCCAATAGTGTTTGCGCTACTAGGAACTTGCCTTACCGCTCATGCTGAAAAAGCTGATCAAAACAAACCCATCATCCTGGAAGCAGAAAAAGTGTCTGTAAACGATGTACAACAGGTCTATGAGCTTGATGGTGAAGTGCTCTTAATCAAAGGCAGCATTTTGATTGCTGGCGCGAAGGGTGATATCAAAGTCGACCCCGAGGGTTATGAGTACGTTGATGTTCAGGGTAACTCTTCATCTACCGCCAGCTTTAGACAAAGACGCGAAGGGCCCGCTAATGAGTTTATGCAGGGTCGGGGCAAAGCGGTTACCTACAATGCAAAAACCGAGCTTCTCACACTGACTGGCGATGCCAGCTTGAAGCGTCTTCACAATATGCAAATGCTAGATCAATTACACGGCTGGAAAATTGACTACGATGATGTTCAGCAGCGCTATCAAGTCTTACCGCCTACTGATGCCAAAGCAGAAGACCTGCCACTAGCCAGAGCCATCCTTTCACCAAGAAGAAAAGCTACACTAGAGAGATGA
- the lptB gene encoding LPS export ABC transporter ATP-binding protein, producing MTTNSSSTQKPATLSAQHLQKRYGSRTVVRDVSVEVKCGEVVGLLGPNGAGKTTSFYMIVGLVPLDGGNIVLDGTDITHLPIHERARMGLSYLPQEASVFRKLNVAENIQAVLELQVQGGKPLSKADIAHRLDELLGELQISHLRDNPALSLSGGERRRVEIARALASQPKFILLDEPFAGVDPIAVGEIQRIVRFLRDRQIGVLITDHNVRETLGICDHAYIISEGSVLAEGKPDQIIENDAVRRVYLGENFRM from the coding sequence ATGACCACGAATTCCAGTAGCACTCAAAAACCAGCAACTTTAAGCGCTCAGCACCTTCAAAAGCGCTATGGCTCTCGTACAGTAGTACGGGATGTGTCAGTCGAGGTTAAGTGCGGCGAAGTAGTAGGACTCTTAGGGCCAAATGGCGCTGGCAAAACAACCTCTTTCTACATGATTGTTGGCCTGGTTCCCTTGGATGGTGGGAACATTGTTTTAGACGGCACTGACATCACACATCTACCAATTCATGAACGGGCTCGCATGGGCTTGTCATACCTCCCACAAGAGGCTTCTGTTTTTAGAAAACTCAATGTGGCTGAAAATATTCAAGCCGTATTAGAGCTACAAGTGCAAGGTGGAAAACCGTTAAGTAAGGCCGATATAGCGCATCGGCTAGATGAGCTCTTGGGTGAGCTCCAAATCAGCCATCTGCGAGATAACCCCGCTCTTTCCCTATCTGGTGGCGAGCGTCGCCGTGTTGAGATTGCTAGAGCATTAGCCTCCCAGCCTAAGTTCATTTTGCTAGATGAGCCATTTGCTGGAGTTGACCCAATTGCGGTTGGAGAAATCCAGCGGATTGTGCGCTTTTTAAGAGACCGCCAAATTGGCGTACTTATCACCGACCATAACGTTCGAGAAACGTTGGGGATTTGTGATCATGCCTACATCATCAGCGAAGGTAGCGTTCTGGCTGAAGGCAAACCAGACCAAATTATCGAGAATGATGCCGTCAGACGAGTCTACTTAGGCGAAAACTTCCGCATGTAA
- the hpf gene encoding ribosome hibernation-promoting factor, HPF/YfiA family → MNLKINSRHVEVTPAMRSHLEAGLEKIRKHFDHVLDATAFLIVDNAKEKDLRQAAEITIHLKGKELFAEAHNADLYHAMDAVVDKLERQVVKHKEKIQDHHHEKHFE, encoded by the coding sequence ATGAATCTGAAAATTAATAGCCGTCATGTTGAAGTTACTCCAGCTATGCGTTCCCACCTCGAAGCTGGGTTAGAAAAAATTCGCAAACACTTTGATCACGTTTTAGATGCCACCGCATTTCTGATTGTTGATAACGCCAAAGAAAAAGATCTTCGTCAAGCAGCCGAGATCACCATTCATCTTAAAGGCAAAGAACTCTTTGCCGAAGCACATAACGCAGACCTCTACCATGCTATGGATGCAGTGGTTGATAAACTTGAGCGTCAAGTTGTGAAGCACAAAGAAAAAATTCAAGATCATCACCACGAAAAACATTTTGAGTAA
- the mutM gene encoding bifunctional DNA-formamidopyrimidine glycosylase/DNA-(apurinic or apyrimidinic site) lyase: MPELPEVEVTRLGIQPHLEGLRVSAVKIIDGRLRWPVPSNLNTLLAGQKVLGIERRGKYLLMEFDAGYLLLHLGMTGTLRVLPSSDPLKLHDRVTFEFGKLSLRLHDPRKFGAILWHSKSKGPIESNALLQKLGVEPFSPEFEGELGTEVLYRCSRKRSVAVKQFLLAGQAVVGVGNIYCSESLFEAGIHPAKAAGKLTRPQCSRLATAVRLILKKAIAAGGSSLKDFVNSEGDPGHFMVQTKVYDRKDQPCKVCKAPIKQIVQGQRSTYFCPQCQKR, encoded by the coding sequence GGGTAAGCGCAGTCAAAATTATCGATGGTCGCTTGCGCTGGCCGGTTCCGAGTAATTTAAATACCTTGCTTGCTGGTCAAAAAGTCTTGGGAATAGAACGCCGCGGCAAGTATCTTTTAATGGAGTTTGATGCGGGTTATCTATTGTTGCATTTAGGTATGACCGGAACCTTGCGGGTCCTGCCTAGTAGCGACCCCCTCAAGCTACATGATCGGGTGACTTTCGAGTTTGGCAAGCTGAGTTTGCGTTTACATGACCCCCGAAAGTTTGGCGCTATTTTATGGCACTCAAAATCCAAGGGGCCAATTGAGAGTAATGCGCTTTTACAAAAATTAGGAGTGGAGCCTTTTTCACCAGAGTTTGAGGGCGAGCTTGGTACTGAGGTTCTGTATCGGTGCTCACGCAAACGTAGTGTTGCTGTGAAGCAATTTTTATTAGCAGGGCAAGCAGTGGTGGGTGTCGGCAATATCTATTGTTCTGAAAGTTTATTTGAGGCGGGTATTCATCCGGCAAAAGCTGCTGGAAAACTCACGCGTCCACAATGCTCTAGGCTAGCTACTGCAGTGAGATTGATTTTGAAAAAAGCGATTGCTGCGGGTGGTAGCTCCTTGAAAGACTTTGTAAATAGTGAGGGTGACCCAGGGCACTTCATGGTACAAACCAAGGTCTACGATCGTAAAGATCAGCCTTGCAAGGTATGCAAGGCACCGATAAAACAAATAGTGCAAGGTCAACGATCTACTTATTTTTGCCCCCAATGTCAGAAGCGTTGA
- the lptC gene encoding LPS export ABC transporter periplasmic protein LptC, whose translation MELNTQKIKLSIWRTSLRLMPLILMGTLTLVTFWLVKKNAPAEKSAIERVRLHEPDYTISNGALSALNESGDTKYRVLGKKVIHYDNDASIDIETPRIRLFPPEKSPVTVKADKGHLDGDLTILDLIDNAEIFRPQQSATASEPARPRMLARSSYFKVLINDDIIKTDKPITLEQGVSVMHSNDGGVFNNIEQSMVLSGQVKGRIERIQPGAQQ comes from the coding sequence GTATCTGGCGCACATCCTTACGCCTGATGCCTTTGATTCTGATGGGTACGCTCACTCTCGTCACGTTTTGGTTAGTTAAGAAAAATGCACCAGCAGAAAAGTCAGCAATTGAACGTGTGCGCCTTCATGAGCCTGACTACACTATTAGCAATGGCGCCTTATCTGCCCTCAATGAATCTGGTGATACTAAATATCGCGTACTTGGTAAGAAAGTCATTCACTACGACAATGACGCTTCAATCGATATTGAAACACCGCGCATACGCTTGTTCCCACCTGAAAAGTCACCGGTGACTGTCAAAGCAGACAAGGGTCATTTAGACGGCGACCTGACAATTTTGGATCTGATTGATAACGCCGAAATATTTAGGCCGCAACAGTCTGCTACAGCATCTGAGCCAGCAAGACCACGCATGCTTGCGCGCTCTTCTTATTTCAAAGTACTCATTAATGATGACATTATTAAAACGGATAAACCTATTACGCTAGAGCAAGGGGTTTCTGTGATGCACTCAAATGATGGTGGCGTATTTAACAACATCGAACAAAGCATGGTTTTATCTGGTCAAGTAAAGGGTCGTATCGAGCGCATACAACCTGGAGCGCAGCAATGA
- the rapZ gene encoding RNase adapter RapZ has translation MQINLITGISGSGKSVALRAFEDAGYDCVDNLPVTLLENLITTLEGEKSERVAVAIDARRGQSIAELPQILENLRRNHQVRIVFLNADTNTLIQRFSETRRRHPLSGKTQQTQAATLIEAIDKERNLLEPLRAQAHSIDTSNLPAHALRSWIQDLLKDKPQGLTVIFESFGFKKGLPSEADLVFDVRCLPNPHYDKVLRPMSGKDQPVREFLEKIPEVVSMENDIIQFIEKWLPHYIADGRSYLTVAIGCTGGQHRSVYLVSRIIAHFLPQKDLATLQINFLTRHRELDSIPAKAA, from the coding sequence ATGCAAATTAATCTGATTACCGGCATCTCTGGCTCAGGTAAATCAGTTGCACTGAGAGCATTTGAGGACGCGGGTTATGACTGTGTTGATAACCTTCCAGTCACCCTTCTAGAAAACCTTATCACTACGCTGGAAGGTGAAAAAAGTGAACGTGTTGCAGTGGCCATTGATGCACGTCGCGGTCAGTCGATTGCAGAGCTTCCGCAGATTTTAGAAAACCTGAGACGTAACCATCAGGTACGCATTGTTTTCCTCAATGCTGATACCAATACACTAATCCAGCGCTTCTCCGAAACCCGCAGGCGCCATCCGCTTTCTGGAAAAACTCAGCAAACCCAAGCTGCTACCCTCATCGAGGCTATTGATAAAGAGCGCAATCTCTTAGAGCCTCTGCGTGCTCAAGCACATAGTATTGATACTAGCAATCTACCTGCTCATGCCTTACGATCCTGGATCCAAGATCTTCTGAAAGATAAGCCACAAGGACTCACCGTTATTTTTGAATCTTTTGGATTTAAAAAAGGCTTACCTAGTGAAGCGGATCTCGTATTTGATGTTCGCTGCCTACCCAATCCACACTATGACAAAGTGTTACGCCCCATGTCTGGCAAAGATCAGCCGGTTCGCGAGTTCTTAGAAAAAATTCCTGAAGTCGTCAGTATGGAAAATGACATTATTCAATTTATTGAAAAATGGTTGCCTCACTACATCGCAGATGGTCGTAGTTACCTTACTGTCGCTATCGGCTGTACTGGCGGACAGCATCGCTCGGTTTATCTTGTGAGTCGCATCATTGCGCATTTTCTGCCACAAAAAGATTTGGCCACACTCCAGATTAATTTCTTAACTCGCCATCGCGAGCTAGATTCAATCCCTGCAAAAGCAGCTTAA
- a CDS encoding PTS sugar transporter subunit IIA, giving the protein MNALTDLFALDRIALNSPSKNRTETFAAVGQLFAKQAGLEAEAIVGFLNAREDLGSTALGAGVAIPHGRVKGLKQPIAAFVKLKEPIEFAAPDGEAVSILIFLLVPEKATQQHLEILSSIAQLLSDQDTRKLLASEGSPEKVCEILQTWGST; this is encoded by the coding sequence ATGAATGCCCTGACCGATCTTTTCGCTTTAGACCGTATTGCCTTAAATAGTCCTTCTAAGAATAGGACTGAGACATTTGCGGCCGTAGGGCAACTATTTGCCAAACAAGCAGGTCTTGAAGCCGAGGCAATTGTTGGCTTTTTAAATGCACGCGAAGACTTAGGCTCTACCGCACTGGGCGCTGGCGTTGCCATCCCACACGGTCGGGTAAAGGGGCTAAAACAGCCGATTGCTGCATTCGTCAAACTAAAAGAGCCAATTGAATTTGCTGCGCCTGATGGTGAGGCCGTGTCCATCCTGATTTTTTTACTTGTTCCTGAAAAAGCAACTCAGCAACATTTAGAAATTCTGTCCTCGATTGCACAGCTCTTATCCGATCAGGATACTCGTAAGCTACTTGCGTCGGAGGGCAGTCCAGAGAAGGTTTGTGAAATCCTACAAACGTGGGGCTCAACTTGA
- the mutY gene encoding A/G-specific adenine glycosylase, giving the protein MSEALIKHFATKLIAWHGKDGRQGLPWQSIRDPYAVWVSEIMLQQTQVATVLERYPRFMKRFATVKKLAAAPLDDVLAEWAGLGYYTRARNLHACAKQVMEEFGGKFPNNPLLLEQLKGIGRSTAGAIAAFAFHERAPILDANVKRILARLFGVGGAIQEKAVNDELWLLAKTLLPKKAVDMPVYTQALMDFGATWCTSRKPICLSGTRKCPFEKECQANLSDQVLLLPRKVIKAKSPEFNCDMLLLRHGDSVLLQRRPDKAIWGGLWSLPESTWRPIEKNSKPSSNNSVDLTVKELFQLVLPDEKISSALKSTYSIERGLEIKHVFTHRRLWMQIWHVTSSEGVKFDGDDLKWIPLRQLGKYGLPQPIKLLLQGLNLARDGELRN; this is encoded by the coding sequence ATGTCAGAAGCGTTGATCAAGCACTTTGCTACTAAGCTGATCGCTTGGCATGGCAAGGACGGACGCCAAGGCTTGCCATGGCAGAGTATTCGAGATCCGTACGCTGTGTGGGTCTCTGAAATCATGCTGCAACAAACTCAGGTAGCTACTGTTTTAGAGCGCTATCCCCGTTTTATGAAACGTTTTGCGACGGTAAAAAAATTGGCTGCCGCACCACTAGATGATGTCTTGGCAGAATGGGCGGGGCTCGGCTATTACACGCGCGCTCGCAATCTTCACGCTTGTGCCAAGCAAGTGATGGAAGAATTTGGGGGTAAGTTTCCCAATAACCCATTGTTGCTCGAACAGCTCAAAGGCATTGGTAGATCTACAGCAGGTGCTATAGCCGCATTTGCATTTCATGAGCGGGCACCGATTCTGGATGCCAACGTCAAACGAATTCTGGCGCGACTATTTGGTGTAGGTGGCGCCATCCAAGAAAAGGCAGTAAACGACGAGTTGTGGCTACTGGCTAAAACACTGCTCCCTAAAAAAGCTGTGGATATGCCAGTGTATACCCAGGCTTTGATGGATTTTGGGGCAACCTGGTGCACTTCTCGAAAGCCTATCTGTTTGAGTGGGACAAGGAAATGCCCATTCGAAAAAGAATGCCAAGCCAATCTCAGTGATCAGGTTTTACTATTACCGCGCAAAGTCATCAAAGCAAAATCCCCTGAATTTAATTGCGACATGCTGTTGCTCAGACATGGCGATTCAGTGTTGCTACAAAGGCGTCCAGATAAAGCTATCTGGGGCGGACTTTGGTCTTTGCCTGAATCTACTTGGAGGCCTATAGAAAAAAACTCCAAACCTTCAAGCAACAATTCAGTTGATTTAACTGTGAAAGAATTATTTCAGCTGGTGCTGCCAGATGAAAAGATCTCTAGCGCCTTAAAGAGTACTTACTCAATTGAACGGGGACTTGAAATTAAACATGTCTTCACGCATCGTCGTTTATGGATGCAGATTTGGCATGTGACCTCAAGTGAAGGTGTGAAATTCGACGGCGATGACTTGAAGTGGATTCCCTTGCGCCAGCTCGGAAAATACGGCTTACCCCAACCAATTAAGCTGCTTTTGCAGGGATTGAATCTAGCTCGCGATGGCGAGTTAAGAAATTAA